DNA from Bacteroidales bacterium:
GAAAAGAGTTATTTGAAAAGCATGAGGAATATAGTGTAATAAAACAAGTTAGCAATTTCTTATTCATTGCCCATTCTCATGCAAGTTCTTCTTAATGGTTTGATACTCAAAGAATCTTAATCAAACTTCATCAAATATACGCATAAGTGAGCGAATACACAATGTTTACTTTGATGTATTCACAACGAACGAAAGTATCTTCATGGTTTACTATAAAGATAGTAACAAACGAGCGAGAAATATCAACCTTGCTTGAATATTTTTCAATGCGATTGCAAAAAATCTTAGAGGTTTACCTCAAAGATAGTAAAATCCATTGTGAGAGCATCAATAGTGAGCAGTTTATTTTGTAATACTTCACCTGTGGAGGTAATAATTTTAATTGCTTCCATTGCTTGAATACTCCCCACAATACCTGGTAACGCACCAATAACTCCAATGTCTGTATTGCTATTTATATTATCAGATTGAGGGAAAATATCAGAATAAGAGATACCATCTTTATAGTTAAAAACAGATACCTGTCCTTTAAATTCAGATATTGCTCCATATACGTATGGTATTTTTAACTCCTTTGAAACACTATCCATCAGGTATCGTGTTTCATTATTATCACATCCATCAATAATAATATCGTAACCTTTTGCAATTTCAAAAGCATTCTCTTTTGTAAACAAAGTATTGTATATCTCAATTTTTATGTTAGGATATACGTACTCTAATTGCTCTTTTGCTACGCAAACTTTTTTCTTTCCAATGTGAGAATCATTGTAGAGAATCTGTCGTTGCAGATTGCTTTCTGAAACAATATCTGCATCAACAATCCCTATTTTACCAACTCCTGCAGCCGCCAAATATAGTGATATTGGGGAGCCTAACCCCCCAATACCCACAATCAATACATTAGCATTGTGTAGCTTTTTTTGCCCTTCAATACCTATCTCCTTCAAAGATGTTTGCTTCTCAAATCGTTTCATATCCTATTTATAAACACTCTATCCCAATCTTTCCATACAACTTCATACCCATTTTCTCTTATGCTATTAGCAACATCAACAGGCAAACGTTGGTCGCTAACTTCGAATTGCTCCAAGGCTTTAATATGAGTTTTATATCCACCAGGTTCTGTTTTAGAGCCGGCACTAAATGATGTTGCTCCAAGTGAGAGAATATTATCCCTGAATTTAACCTCTTCGCGAGTTGAAATTGATATATCCAAATCCCTATCAAAAATCCTGTAAGCAAAAATCAGTTGGGCAAGTTGCTTATTACTCATTATAACATTAGGTTGAAAACCTCCTTTTGACGGTCTGATTCTTGGAAAGTTTATACTGAATTTAGTTTGCCAGTATCTTTTTTCAAGATATTGCAGATGCAGAGCCATCATAGTTACATCAACCCTCCAATCTTCTAAACCAATAAGTACCCCCAATCCTATTTTATGAAGTTTTGCTTCTCCCATTCGGTCAAAACCATTTAGACGCCAATCAAAAATAGACTTCATACCTTTTGGATGGTAACACTTATATCTATCCATGTTATATGTCTCCTGAAAGCATACAACACCATTTAACCCACACTCTTTTAAACGAGAATAATCTTCTGATTTAAGAGGCATAACTTCAATAGAAACATTTGAGAAATATCTGTTTGCAATCTTAATCGCTCTCTCTAAATAGTCAACACCTGCAACACGTGGATTTTCGCCTGTAACTAAAAGTATATTTTCAAAAGGTCCTAATTGTTTAATTGCCTTGCACTCCTCTTCAATCTCTTGTTCGTTTAAAACAACTCTCTCAATAGGGTTGTTATGTTGAAAACCACAATAAACACAGTGATTTGTACATGAGTTTGTCAAATAGAGAGGTATATACATCTGTATTGTTTTACCAAAGCGTTCTTGTGTATATCTTCGGCTTAATTGAGCCATTTGTTCAATATACTTTTCAGCGGCAGGAGATACTAATGCCATAAAGTCATCTATATTTAAATTTGACTTAATTAATGCCCTTTCAATATCACTCTCTGTTTTTGAATAAATGCACTTTTCAATATTGCTCCAACTATAATTCTTAATCTCTTCGCCAAACATAATAAAAAACTAAAATCAAAAAACCAACAACCAACAACTAACATCACCCTTATGTATCTCTTTGGTTAATCGCATTGCACAAAAGTTAGGTCCACACATAGTGCAGAAGTCGCTTGTACCTCTGTTGCTCTCTTTATAGTATTCTAATGCTCTCTCTCTGTCCAACGATAAATTAAATTGATCTAACCAACGGAATTCAAATCGTGCCTTACTCAATGCATTATCTCTTACGTCTGCACCAGGATGCCCTTTAGCAATGTCTGCTGCATGAGCAGCAATCTTATATGCAATAATACCATTTCGTACATCTTCCTTATTGGGCAATCCCAAATGTTCTTTGGGAGTTACATAGCAAATCATAGCAGTTCCATACCAGGCAATCATAGCAGCACCAATGGCAGACGTTATGTGATCATATCCTGGTGCTATATCAGTTGTTAGCGGTCCTAATGTATAGAATGGAGCACCTTTGCAACACTCTATCTGTTTATCCATATTCTCTTTAATTTTGTTCATTGGAACATGCCCTGGTCCTTCTATAATTACTTGCACATTCTTATCCCATGCACGTTGAGTCAGTTCTCCTAAGACTTCTAGTTCCGAAAATTGTGCTTTGTCATTTGCATCATAAATTGAGCCAGGACGCATACCATCACCAAGCGAAAGAGCAACATCATATTGCCTTACAATATCGCATATATCATCAAAGTGAGTATATAAAAAACTCTCACAATTATGAATAGCACACCACTGCATCATTATTGAACCACCTCGCGATACAACACCGGTCAATCTCTCTTTCGATAACTCTATGTGAGATTTTGTAACTCCTGCATGAATAGTAAAATAATCCACGCCCTGTTCGCATTGTTCAATTAATGTGTCGCGATATATCTCCCAAGTCAAATCTTTAACATTGCCATTTACCTTTTCAAGAGCCTGATAAATAGGAACTGTACCAATAGGAGTGGGGGAGTTGCGAATTATCCATTCGCGAGTTTCGTGTATGTTCTTCCCTGTTGATAAATCCATAAGAGTATCACCTCCCCATTTGCAACTCCATATTGCTTTCTCTACCTCTTCCTCAATACTTGATGACAAAGCCGAGTTGCCAATGTTTGTGTTTATCTTAACTAAAAATGCACTACCAATTATCATTGGCTCACTCTCAGGATGATTTATATTTGCAGGAATAATTGCACGTCCAGCAGCAATCTCATCTCTAACAAATTCTGGGGTTATATGACTTTTAATACCTAACTCCTCGTTTTGCATATTTTCTCTAATAGCAACATACTCCATCTCCTCAGTTATTATCCCTTTTCGTGCATAGTACATTTGTGATATCTCTTTGCCTTCAACTGCTTTTAAAGGTAAATATCTTTTCTTAAAGCGTATGCTTTCTGTTGAACTATCCTTATCTCGTTTTCTTCCATATTCCGATGAGAGTTGATTTAATTCAACAATATCTCCTCTGCGTTTAATCCACCTCTCTCTTAATCGGGGAATACCCTCATTGATATTAACACTTATATTCTCATCAGTATGAACTCCTCCAGTATCATAAACAATAACAGGTGCATTCTTTTCGTAAATCTTTTCTCCCTTACTATTGATAGTAACAGTATCGGTAAGATTTATTTTTCTCATACCAACACTAATATCATAAAGTTTACCTTTGATATATATCTTTTCGGTTGTTGCACAACCATTCTCTTTTGATTCTATCATATCTCTTCTAAAAATGATGTTAATGGACTACTTGCAATAGATAATTTTGATTTTGCACCCAAACCTGAACGATATGCAATTCTGCCACTTTCAACAGCAAGTTTAAAGGCGTATGCCATCTCTATGGGATTACCAGCAATAGCAATGGCAGTATTAACTAACACTGCATCTGCTCCCATCTCCATTGCCTCTGCTGCATGAGAAGGAGCTCCTATACCAGCATCAATAATAACAGGAACTCTGCTTTGCTCAATAATTATCTCAATCAAATCTCGTGTTATTATCCCTTTATTTGTTCCAATAGGGGCAGCCAAAGGCATCACAGCCGATGTTCCAACATCTTCTAAACGCTTACATAATACGGGGTCTGCTTGTATATATGGCAAAATTTTAAATCCTCGTTTAGCCAACTCTTCTGTTGCTTTAAGAGTCTCTATGGGGTCGGGCAACAGGTGACGCGGATCAGGATGAATCTCCAATTTAAGAAAATCGGTTTCAAATGCTTCTCTTGCTAATTCTGCTGCAAATATAGCCTCTTCAGCATCTCTTGCTCCCGATGTGTTTGGTAATAGTTGCACTTTGTTTTCAATAATATGGTGAAGCATTTCATCCTCTTCATTATCCATATCAATACGTTTCATTGCAACAGTAACCATCTCAGTACCTGAACTAATTATTGATTGCCTCATAATCTCATTTGAAGCAAATTTTCCTGTTCCCAAAAAAAGGCGAGAGTTAAACTCTATTCCGCCAATTATTAATTTGTCGTTATTCTCTGTTTTCATATAATGTATTAATTATTTCCTTAGTTTTTAATGTAGGGTTATCATCTTTTAAAATATATCCCGATATGGCTACTCCGTTCACACCCGATTTTATAAGGGCCGGAATATCATCAATCTCTATCCCTCCAATTGCTACAATTGGAGTATTAATGGAGTTTTCTCTACATTTATTAATAATATCTTTATAGCCATTAATTCCCAAAATGGGTGATAATTTTTCTTTAGTCTTTGTAAAACGATACGGGCCAAGTCCTATATAATCTACATTTGCATCTACAAGTCTTTTAATATCTTCAAAACAATTGGCTGTTCCACCAATAATATACTCTTCGCCCATAAGGTTACGAGCCTCAATAGGATTCATATCATTCTTCCCCAAATGAACACCATCAGCTTTAACATCTACTGCTATATCAGGATAGTCATCAATTATCAATATAGCATCATATTTTTCACACTCCTTCTTCAACTCTTTTGCAACAGAAATAATCTCCTCTTTTGATGATTTCTTCATTCTCAGTTGAATCCATTTACAACCACCTTCAAGAGCAAGTTTTGCTCCTTCTAAATGATTATACCTATCTGTCTTATTAGTAATAAATTGCAACATTACATATATGATTTTATAAGTTTAACCTTATCTATTACTTCGTTTATATTTTTTGAATTCCAGATATATCCCATAAATACTACACCGCCAAATCCTAACTCTTTTAACTCAGGTATTTTCTCAGGAGTAACTCCACCAAGAGCAAATATTTTATTATCTATAATTCCTTCTTCATTTGCTCTTTTAAGTTCATTATAACTAAAATTTGCTCTATAACCTGTTTTAGAAATACTATCATAAACAGGACTTAAAAACATATAGTCAAACTTCTCTTTTTTATCCTTAATCTCCTTTAATGAATGGCATGAGTAACTCACTCTACCATTAAATGATTTTGGAATGTTATGATTTCTGCTATTAACGTGAATTGCCTTTATGTTTTTATATATTTCAAGTAACTGAAAATTACCATTTAGAGTTAACCTATTATGATATTCTTTATCAATACAATCAAGTAATAATCTAATATTATTCGTATCTTCAAAAGGTTTGCGTATATGAATATTATCTATACCATAGTCAAGCATTACTTTAATATACATATATTCATCTGCAAAGATCTTTTCTGATGTAATAACAATTGCTCTCATAATAATAGTTACCCTCCACAAACAGCCTTAATAACTATCACTTTATCATTATCTTTTAAAATATAATTTTGCCATTCGTTGCGGCGGATAACTTTATTGTTTACCGCAATAGCTATACCTGTTGTCACAATGCTCATATTCTCAATAAGCATAGTTATTGTTGAGTTATCTTTTAATTCAATCTCTTTTTTGTTTAATACTATTTTAATCATTTTATTATCAATTTTTTAGGTGAATAAAAATGGTTTACAGGTCCACATCCTTGACCAGTTGTAATATTTGTTCCATGCTTTATAGCATTTGAAATATATCTTTTTGCTCTTAATATTGCCTCATGCAGATTATATCCAAGTGCTAAATATGATGTAATAGCAGACGATAAAGTACAACCTGTTCCGTGTAAGTTTGTAGTATTTATAGCAACACTCTTGTAGTAGTATTCAAACCCTTTATTCGTTAAAAGATAGTCAGTCGAATATTTACCTTTAATATTATGCCCTCCTTTTATCAAAACTGCTTTGGCTCCATATCCTATAAACTTTTTAGCGGCTAAATGCACATTTTTCCAATTGGACGGTTTTATTCCTGTGAGTTTGTAACATTCATCAAAGTTTGGAGTAATTAGGCTACATATTGGAATTAAATAGTTAATAATTGCCTCAATACAATTCTCTTTATTTAATTCGCAATTGCTTGTTGATATTAAAACGGGATCTAATACTATATTTTTAGGAGAAAACTTTTTTAATTCAGATGCAACTGCTTTTACAATATCAGCAGAATATAACATTCCAATTTTAACTGTATCACATCCAATATCTTCAATAACCGAGTTAATTTGACTTGATACAATTTCAGGTGGAATAGGGTATATCTCATTTACTTTAATAGTGTTTTGAGCAGTAACAGCAGTTATTGCACTCATACCATATACGCCGATTGCCGACATAGTTTTTAAATCGGCTTGAATTCCAGCACCACCACCGCTATCACTACCAGCAATGGTTAAACATTTTACATATTGCCTCATACAAAATCATTTTTAATGTTTGTATGACAATTAAGTGAGGTTGATGGTTATATAGTCGATTGACCTTTAAGAAAAAAATAGGCAATAACTATAATAGTATAGTATATTGCCAACGGAATAGAGTATCAAAAATCCCTACGTCGGCATTATCCGTACAGGTTCATCGGGTATAATCTCAGCAAAAATTTATTTGATGCAAATAAACTTAAGCACCCCACAATTGTCAAATTATCGAAGACAAAATTAATACAAAAAAATTAATATAGCCAATAGTTTAAATAATTATCTATTTTTTAACCTCATTTATTATAATATTTATAAAACGAGTTAAATATTTTTGTAATTTAGCAACATTAAATATAATTCACCTATGAAAAAGAGATTAACTAAAATTTCAAAGTACTTATTTGCTTTAATTTTGTGTGGTTCAGCATATAACGCTCAAGCTCAGGAGACAGATTATGATTTCTCAGATGATAAATCAGGAACAACAATTTACTATAATGTAACAGTAGATGAATTTCCTCTTGAGGTAGCAGTTGCATTTGGAAGTTACGATTATAACAGTTACTCAGGGGTAGTTAATATTCCTGAAAAAGTTGTTAAAGATGGTTGGTCGTATGCAATTACATCGGTATGGGAGAACGCTTTTGCTCACTCAAAGGATTTGGTGGAGGTTACATTTCCTGAAAATATTATAGAAATAGGAGATGGAGCATTTATGAGTTGTTCAAATTTAAAAAAGGTTGAACCTTTAAACAATGTTGAATCAATTGGTATGATAGCATTTTATAATTGCACATCACTTGAATCAATAGTTTTTGGAGATAAATTATCATCAATAGGAGATAATGCTTTTAATAATTGTAAATCTCTAACTTCTATAACTATTAAAGCAACAACACCTCCCGTGATTATGGGTAATTTGGGTAAAACAAAAGCAACAATTTATGTTCCAGCAGAAGCAGTTTCAGCATATCAAAATGCAGAAGGTTGGAATAAAATGAATATAGCAGCAATTACAGAGTAATGAAAATCTTAAATATAAATAGAGCGAGTTAGATTAATTCTATACTCGCTCTATTTATGTAAATGCTATAACTATTTCTTTATTGCATTATACTGTAAAGTGTATAAGTAGCAGTTTTTATTTTTATCTCCATCAGGCGATTTAAAACTCTCGGTATCAAATTCAGGTCTGTTTAAACTTTTAAATCTAAAAATTAATGTGTAATTTGAGTCAAACTTTGGAAGTATATAAGATTGCCACATTTTTTTTGTTGTAGTTACAGTTGAATTATTACCAGTATAGTAGATATAGTCAAGAGTTATAGTATTTGTTGCTTCATTAATACTTTCGGTAACAAACTGAATAGAACTATCTTCGGCATGTTGAAAAGATGATTGAAATGTTATCATCGTAGTATCACCAATTGTTGTAAGATATGGTTTTGATATGTTATTTATAGAATCACTCCCTATAAAAGGTTTATTTGCAATATTCTCAATTTGTTTTGCAACCCACTTCTCTTGAATAGCAATATCGGCAGTATATATACCATTCTCATAAGCACCTTCAGGTTGATTATCCCAATCAAGAGTAAATGTAAACAAACATCTATCTATAATATCTTTTTGAGGAATTTCTAAACCTGCACCTGTTAAACTTATATGAATATTGTCAGTTTTAATTATTGGTTCTCCTTTGTTGTCTATAATTGTACCAACATCATACGATTGTAAAACATTTCCCTTATCTCCTATACATGAAGGAAATGATATAATGCTTAGCGATAATAATAGAGATGAGAAGAGTCTATTTAATTTCATAAGTTTTCTGTATTTAATTTCTCCCCAAAATTACAATAATATTTTTAACAGAAGAAATTATTTTGTTTTGATATAAAAATGAGAGTGAACAAATTTAATTTTGAATCACTCTCATCTATTTGATATAATGTAATTAATTATACTAACTTATGAATTACAAGACCTGAACGTAGTTTAGGTTCAAACCATGTAGTTTTAGGAGGCATAATATTGCCCGTGTCTGCAATATCCATAAGTTGTTTCATTGAAACAGGATAAAGAGCAAGAGCAACTTTCATCTCTCCGTTATCAACGCGGCGTTTAAGTTCTCCCAAACCTCTGATACCTCCTACAAAGTCGATACGTTTATCAGAACGTAAGTCTGTAATACCAAGAATATCTCTCAATATTAGATCTGAAGATATTGTAACGTCAAGTACGCCAATAGGATCTTCATCGTTGTAAGTACCCTCTTTTGCAGTTAGTGAATACCATTTGCCACTCAAATAAAGCGAGAAGTTATGAAGAGCAGAAGGAGAGTAAATATCATCACCTTTCTCTTCAACTATAAAGTTTTCATTTAACTTAGCTAAGAACTCTTCATCGCTTAAACCATTCAAATCTTTAACTACACGATTGTAGTCAATAATTTTAAGTTGTGATGCAGGGAAACAAACTGCTAAGAAATAGTTGTATTCCTCATCTCCCTTGTGATTTGGATTTTGTTTTGCTTTTTCTGCACCTACAAGAGCGGCAGCCGCAGTTCTGTGGTGTCCGTCAGCAATGTAAAGATAGGGGATAGAAGCAAATATCTCTGTAATACGAGCAATATCTTTCTCATCATCTATCAACCAAAAGTGGTGACCAAAACCATCAGGAGCAACAAAGTCATACTCTGCTTTACCACTAACAGTTTTGCTAACAATAGCATCAAGTTCTGCCTCATCGGGATAAGCAAAGAAAACAGGCTCTACGTTTGCATTATTAATACGAACGTGTTTCATACGATCCTCTTCTTTATCTCTACGAGTCAACTCATGTTTTTTAATAACTCCACTTAAGTAGTCTTCAACATTAGCACAAACAACCAAACCATATTGAGTTCTTCCGTCCATAGTTTGAGCATATACATAATAGCACTCCTTATCATCTTGAACCAACCATCCATTGTTTTGCCATTTGTTGAAGTTCTCAACGGCCTTATCATAAACTTCTGGTGCGTGTTCATCAGTACCTGGAGCAAAATCAATCTCAGGTTTTATAATGTGGTATAGAGATTTCTCATTTCCTTCTGCCTCTTTGCGAGCCTCTTCTGAATTTAGAACATCATATGGGCGAGAAGCAACTTCTTCTACCATTGATTGAGGAGGTCTGATACCTTTAAATGGTTTTATTTTTGCCATAATATTATATATTTAATATAAACTCCAAAGAGGTAACCCCATAAAGGAGTTGCCTCTTTGGATATAAAGATAATTAATTATTATTTATTAACGCGAAATCTGTCAATACCATCTTTCAAGTATCCTACCGATTGTTTTGCAGCAGCAATACCGGCGTTAATATTTGCCTCTGCTGTTTGTGCTCCCATTTTTTTAGGAGTGAAGAAACAACGATTTTCAAATTTAGTTTTAAACTCATCAGCAATAACAGGAGCAATATCCGAAACGTAACGGAAATCTGCTCTATCTTCCATTAGTTTAACTAACTCCTCTTCGTTGATAACCTCTTTACGGGCAGTGTTGATAAGAACTGCACCTTTGGGCATTTGGTTTAGAAGAGCATAGTTAATTGATTTTTTAGTTTCGTTTGTAGCAGGAATATGTAATGAAATAAATTGACACTCTGAATAAAGAGCATTTACATCTTTAACAGGAGTAACACCTGCTTCAATCATAACTTCATCTGGGCAGTATGGGTCAAAAGCCATAACTTCCATTCCAAAACCTTTTGCAATGCGAGCAACATTGCGACCAACTTGTCCGAATGCGTGAATTCCTAATTTCTTTCCAAGTAACTCTGTTCCTGAAGTTCCATTAAACATATTGCGAACCATCATTACTGTCATACCAAAAACAAGTTCAGCAACTGCATTAGAGTTTTGACCGGGAGTATTCATCACGCATACACCTTTTG
Protein-coding regions in this window:
- a CDS encoding HesA/MoeB/ThiF family protein, translating into MKRFEKQTSLKEIGIEGQKKLHNANVLIVGIGGLGSPISLYLAAAGVGKIGIVDADIVSESNLQRQILYNDSHIGKKKVCVAKEQLEYVYPNIKIEIYNTLFTKENAFEIAKGYDIIIDGCDNNETRYLMDSVSKELKIPYVYGAISEFKGQVSVFNYKDGISYSDIFPQSDNINSNTDIGVIGALPGIVGSIQAMEAIKIITSTGEVLQNKLLTIDALTMDFTIFEVNL
- the thiH gene encoding 2-iminoacetate synthase ThiH, with amino-acid sequence MFGEEIKNYSWSNIEKCIYSKTESDIERALIKSNLNIDDFMALVSPAAEKYIEQMAQLSRRYTQERFGKTIQMYIPLYLTNSCTNHCVYCGFQHNNPIERVVLNEQEIEEECKAIKQLGPFENILLVTGENPRVAGVDYLERAIKIANRYFSNVSIEVMPLKSEDYSRLKECGLNGVVCFQETYNMDRYKCYHPKGMKSIFDWRLNGFDRMGEAKLHKIGLGVLIGLEDWRVDVTMMALHLQYLEKRYWQTKFSINFPRIRPSKGGFQPNVIMSNKQLAQLIFAYRIFDRDLDISISTREEVKFRDNILSLGATSFSAGSKTEPGGYKTHIKALEQFEVSDQRLPVDVANSIRENGYEVVWKDWDRVFINRI
- the thiC gene encoding phosphomethylpyrimidine synthase ThiC, with translation MIESKENGCATTEKIYIKGKLYDISVGMRKINLTDTVTINSKGEKIYEKNAPVIVYDTGGVHTDENISVNINEGIPRLRERWIKRRGDIVELNQLSSEYGRKRDKDSSTESIRFKKRYLPLKAVEGKEISQMYYARKGIITEEMEYVAIRENMQNEELGIKSHITPEFVRDEIAAGRAIIPANINHPESEPMIIGSAFLVKINTNIGNSALSSSIEEEVEKAIWSCKWGGDTLMDLSTGKNIHETREWIIRNSPTPIGTVPIYQALEKVNGNVKDLTWEIYRDTLIEQCEQGVDYFTIHAGVTKSHIELSKERLTGVVSRGGSIMMQWCAIHNCESFLYTHFDDICDIVRQYDVALSLGDGMRPGSIYDANDKAQFSELEVLGELTQRAWDKNVQVIIEGPGHVPMNKIKENMDKQIECCKGAPFYTLGPLTTDIAPGYDHITSAIGAAMIAWYGTAMICYVTPKEHLGLPNKEDVRNGIIAYKIAAHAADIAKGHPGADVRDNALSKARFEFRWLDQFNLSLDRERALEYYKESNRGTSDFCTMCGPNFCAMRLTKEIHKGDVSCWLLVF
- a CDS encoding thiazole synthase encodes the protein MKTENNDKLIIGGIEFNSRLFLGTGKFASNEIMRQSIISSGTEMVTVAMKRIDMDNEEDEMLHHIIENKVQLLPNTSGARDAEEAIFAAELAREAFETDFLKLEIHPDPRHLLPDPIETLKATEELAKRGFKILPYIQADPVLCKRLEDVGTSAVMPLAAPIGTNKGIITRDLIEIIIEQSRVPVIIDAGIGAPSHAAEAMEMGADAVLVNTAIAIAGNPIEMAYAFKLAVESGRIAYRSGLGAKSKLSIASSPLTSFLEEI
- a CDS encoding thiamine phosphate synthase, which encodes MLQFITNKTDRYNHLEGAKLALEGGCKWIQLRMKKSSKEEIISVAKELKKECEKYDAILIIDDYPDIAVDVKADGVHLGKNDMNPIEARNLMGEEYIIGGTANCFEDIKRLVDANVDYIGLGPYRFTKTKEKLSPILGINGYKDIINKCRENSINTPIVAIGGIEIDDIPALIKSGVNGVAISGYILKDDNPTLKTKEIINTLYENRE
- a CDS encoding thiamine phosphate synthase, yielding MRAIVITSEKIFADEYMYIKVMLDYGIDNIHIRKPFEDTNNIRLLLDCIDKEYHNRLTLNGNFQLLEIYKNIKAIHVNSRNHNIPKSFNGRVSYSCHSLKEIKDKKEKFDYMFLSPVYDSISKTGYRANFSYNELKRANEEGIIDNKIFALGGVTPEKIPELKELGFGGVVFMGYIWNSKNINEVIDKVKLIKSYM
- the thiS gene encoding sulfur carrier protein ThiS; translated protein: MKIVLNKKEIELKDNSTITMLIENMSIVTTGIAIAVNNKVIRRNEWQNYILKDNDKVIVIKAVCGG
- the thiD gene encoding bifunctional hydroxymethylpyrimidine kinase/phosphomethylpyrimidine kinase, with product MRQYVKCLTIAGSDSGGGAGIQADLKTMSAIGVYGMSAITAVTAQNTIKVNEIYPIPPEIVSSQINSVIEDIGCDTVKIGMLYSADIVKAVASELKKFSPKNIVLDPVLISTSNCELNKENCIEAIINYLIPICSLITPNFDECYKLTGIKPSNWKNVHLAAKKFIGYGAKAVLIKGGHNIKGKYSTDYLLTNKGFEYYYKSVAINTTNLHGTGCTLSSAITSYLALGYNLHEAILRAKRYISNAIKHGTNITTGQGCGPVNHFYSPKKLIIK
- a CDS encoding leucine-rich repeat domain-containing protein, encoding MKKRLTKISKYLFALILCGSAYNAQAQETDYDFSDDKSGTTIYYNVTVDEFPLEVAVAFGSYDYNSYSGVVNIPEKVVKDGWSYAITSVWENAFAHSKDLVEVTFPENIIEIGDGAFMSCSNLKKVEPLNNVESIGMIAFYNCTSLESIVFGDKLSSIGDNAFNNCKSLTSITIKATTPPVIMGNLGKTKATIYVPAEAVSAYQNAEGWNKMNIAAITE
- a CDS encoding DUF1015 domain-containing protein; amino-acid sequence: MAKIKPFKGIRPPQSMVEEVASRPYDVLNSEEARKEAEGNEKSLYHIIKPEIDFAPGTDEHAPEVYDKAVENFNKWQNNGWLVQDDKECYYVYAQTMDGRTQYGLVVCANVEDYLSGVIKKHELTRRDKEEDRMKHVRINNANVEPVFFAYPDEAELDAIVSKTVSGKAEYDFVAPDGFGHHFWLIDDEKDIARITEIFASIPYLYIADGHHRTAAAALVGAEKAKQNPNHKGDEEYNYFLAVCFPASQLKIIDYNRVVKDLNGLSDEEFLAKLNENFIVEEKGDDIYSPSALHNFSLYLSGKWYSLTAKEGTYNDEDPIGVLDVTISSDLILRDILGITDLRSDKRIDFVGGIRGLGELKRRVDNGEMKVALALYPVSMKQLMDIADTGNIMPPKTTWFEPKLRSGLVIHKLV
- a CDS encoding 3-phosphoglycerate dehydrogenase, whose protein sequence is MKILVATDKPFAAVAVEGIKKEIEAAGLELVLLEKYGDKANLLNAVKDVDGIIVRSDIIDAEVIDAAENLKIVVRAGAGYDNIDLEAATAKGVCVMNTPGQNSNAVAELVFGMTVMMVRNMFNGTSGTELLGKKLGIHAFGQVGRNVARIAKGFGMEVMAFDPYCPDEVMIEAGVTPVKDVNALYSECQFISLHIPATNETKKSINYALLNQMPKGAVLINTARKEVINEEELVKLMEDRADFRYVSDIAPVIADEFKTKFENRCFFTPKKMGAQTAEANINAGIAAAKQSVGYLKDGIDRFRVNK